One Panicum virgatum strain AP13 chromosome 3N, P.virgatum_v5, whole genome shotgun sequence DNA segment encodes these proteins:
- the LOC120665654 gene encoding AP-3 complex subunit mu-like isoform X2 produces MLQCIFLLSDSGEVMVEKQMAGHRVDRAICGWFWDYVLAHAAGDPSKVVVSPTHYLFQIYRNGVTFLACTQVEMPPLMAIEFLSRVADVFIDYLGDLNEDIIKDNFVIVYQVLDEMMDNGFPLTTEPNILKEMIAPPNIVNKMLNVVTGKSSILGSKLPDAAASFVPWRSTVVKDASNEVYVNIVEELDACVNREGVLVKCEAYGEVQVNCSLPGVPELTMSFANPTIINDVTFHPCVRFRPWESNQILSFVPPDGQFKLMSYRVKKLKKTPIYVKPQLTSDSGNCRVSVMVGIRNDPGKPIDSITVQFQLPPLIVSADLTANYGTVDILADKTCLWTIGQIPKDRAPVLSGNLRLEEGLAQLHTLPTFQVKFKIMGVALSGLQIDKLDVKNTPSAPYKGFRAQTQAGKYEVRS; encoded by the exons atgCTGCAGtgcatcttcctcctctctgaTTCCGG GGAGGTGATGGTGGAGAAGCAGATGGCGGGGCACCGCGTGGACCGCGCCATCTGCGGCTGGTTCTGGGACTACgtcctcgcccacgccgccggcgacccatcCAAA GTTGTGGTGTCACCAACACATTACTTGTTTCAAATATATCGCAATGGTGTAACGTTCTTGGCATGCACCCAAGTGGAGATGCCCCCACTGATGGCTATTGAG TTTCTCTCTCGTGTGGCTGATGTCTTTATAGATTATCTTGGAGATCTGAATGAAGACATAATCAAGGACAACTTTGTAATTGTATATCAG GTTTTAGATGAGATGATGGACAATGGTTTTCCACTTACGACTGAGCCAAACATCTTGAAAGAGATGATTGCGCCACCTAATATTGTGAACAAAATGTTGAATGTTGTGACTGGTAAAAGTTCTATTCTTGGCAGCAAACTTCCAGATGCAGCTGCTTCTTTTGTACCTTGGCGATCAACAGTAGTCAAGGATGCAAGCAATGAAGTCTACGTTAACATAGTTGAGGAACTTGATGCATGTGTAAACAG AGAGGGGGTTCTTGTGAAATGTGAAGCATATGGTGAAGTTCAAGTAAACTGCAGCCTCCCAGGTGTACCAGAATTGACTATGTCATTTGCAAACCCTACAATTATCAATGATGTTACTTTTCACCCCTGTGTCCGATTCAGGCCTTGGGAGTCAAATCAGATCCTATCATTTGTTCCCCCTGATGGGCAGTTCAAGCTCATGAGTTACAG GGTTAAGAAATTGAAGAAGACACCCATTTATGTGAAACCACAGCTGACATCAGATTCTGGGAATTGCCGTGTTAGTGTGATGGTGGGGATCCGAAATGATCCCGGGAAACCCATTGATTCTATAACAGTGCAGTTTCAATTGCCCCCTCTTATAGTTTCTGCGGATTTGACTGCAAACTATGGCACAGTTGACATCCTTGCTGACAAG ACTTGTCTCTGGACAATTGGGCAGATACCAAAAGATAGAGCACCAGTGCTCTCTGGAAATTTACGTCTTGAAGAAGGACTTGCTCAGTTGCATACACTGCCAACATTTCAGGTGAAGTTTAAGATTATGGGAGTTGCTCTATCTGGTCTTCAAATTGATAAGCTGGACGTGAAAAACACGCCTAGTGCTCCATACAAAGGTTTTAGAGCCCAGACCCAAGCTGGAAAATATGAGGTCAGATCATAG
- the LOC120665657 gene encoding mitochondrial fission 1 protein A-like — MEAKMGRFFESVGNFFTGGDNIPWCDRDIIAGCERELADAATEEQRNDSLMRLSWALVHSRQTDDVNRGISMLEASLDNSGSPLQTREKLYLLAVGHYRNGDYSKSRQLVERCLQIQPDWRQAISLKKAIEDKIAKDGLIGIGIATTAVGLLVGGIAAAVARKK, encoded by the exons ATGGAGGCGAAGATGGGGCGCTTCTTCGAGTCCGTGGGCAACTTCTTCACCGGCGGCGACAACATCCCCTGGTGCGACCGCGACATCATCGCC GGATGTGAAAGAGAGCTTGCCGACGCTGCAACTGAAGAGCAGAGGAATGATAGCCTTATGAGGCTTTCTTGGGCCCTTGTGCACTCCAGGCAGACGGACGATGTAAATCGTGGAATTAGCATGCTTGAAG CTTCTTTGGATAATTCTGGCAGCCCTCTGCAGACTAGGGAAAAGCTGTACTTGTTGGCTGTTGGGCACTACAGGAATGGTGACTACTCAAAAAGCCGGCAACTTGTGGAACGCTGTTTGCAG ATTCAACCTGATTGGAGGCAGGCTATTTCTCTGAAGAAAGCAATAGAAGATAAAATTGCGAAAG ATGGTCTTATTGGAATAGGAATTGCGACAACTGCTGTGGGACTTCTGGTTGGTGGAATTGCAGCTGCTGTTGCCCGAAAGAAGTAA
- the LOC120665654 gene encoding AP-3 complex subunit mu-like isoform X3: protein MLQCIFLLSDSGEVMVEKQMAGHRVDRAICGWFWDYVLAHAAGDPSKILQVVVSPTHYLFQIYRNGVTFLACTQVEMPPLMAIEVLDEMMDNGFPLTTEPNILKEMIAPPNIVNKMLNVVTGKSSILGSKLPDAAASFVPWRSTVVKDASNEVYVNIVEELDACVNREGVLVKCEAYGEVQVNCSLPGVPELTMSFANPTIINDVTFHPCVRFRPWESNQILSFVPPDGQFKLMSYRVKKLKKTPIYVKPQLTSDSGNCRVSVMVGIRNDPGKPIDSITVQFQLPPLIVSADLTANYGTVDILADKTCLWTIGQIPKDRAPVLSGNLRLEEGLAQLHTLPTFQVKFKIMGVALSGLQIDKLDVKNTPSAPYKGFRAQTQAGKYEVRS, encoded by the exons atgCTGCAGtgcatcttcctcctctctgaTTCCGG GGAGGTGATGGTGGAGAAGCAGATGGCGGGGCACCGCGTGGACCGCGCCATCTGCGGCTGGTTCTGGGACTACgtcctcgcccacgccgccggcgacccatcCAAA ATCTTGCAGGTTGTGGTGTCACCAACACATTACTTGTTTCAAATATATCGCAATGGTGTAACGTTCTTGGCATGCACCCAAGTGGAGATGCCCCCACTGATGGCTATTGAG GTTTTAGATGAGATGATGGACAATGGTTTTCCACTTACGACTGAGCCAAACATCTTGAAAGAGATGATTGCGCCACCTAATATTGTGAACAAAATGTTGAATGTTGTGACTGGTAAAAGTTCTATTCTTGGCAGCAAACTTCCAGATGCAGCTGCTTCTTTTGTACCTTGGCGATCAACAGTAGTCAAGGATGCAAGCAATGAAGTCTACGTTAACATAGTTGAGGAACTTGATGCATGTGTAAACAG AGAGGGGGTTCTTGTGAAATGTGAAGCATATGGTGAAGTTCAAGTAAACTGCAGCCTCCCAGGTGTACCAGAATTGACTATGTCATTTGCAAACCCTACAATTATCAATGATGTTACTTTTCACCCCTGTGTCCGATTCAGGCCTTGGGAGTCAAATCAGATCCTATCATTTGTTCCCCCTGATGGGCAGTTCAAGCTCATGAGTTACAG GGTTAAGAAATTGAAGAAGACACCCATTTATGTGAAACCACAGCTGACATCAGATTCTGGGAATTGCCGTGTTAGTGTGATGGTGGGGATCCGAAATGATCCCGGGAAACCCATTGATTCTATAACAGTGCAGTTTCAATTGCCCCCTCTTATAGTTTCTGCGGATTTGACTGCAAACTATGGCACAGTTGACATCCTTGCTGACAAG ACTTGTCTCTGGACAATTGGGCAGATACCAAAAGATAGAGCACCAGTGCTCTCTGGAAATTTACGTCTTGAAGAAGGACTTGCTCAGTTGCATACACTGCCAACATTTCAGGTGAAGTTTAAGATTATGGGAGTTGCTCTATCTGGTCTTCAAATTGATAAGCTGGACGTGAAAAACACGCCTAGTGCTCCATACAAAGGTTTTAGAGCCCAGACCCAAGCTGGAAAATATGAGGTCAGATCATAG
- the LOC120665654 gene encoding AP-3 complex subunit mu-like isoform X1: MLQCIFLLSDSGEVMVEKQMAGHRVDRAICGWFWDYVLAHAAGDPSKILQVVVSPTHYLFQIYRNGVTFLACTQVEMPPLMAIEFLSRVADVFIDYLGDLNEDIIKDNFVIVYQVLDEMMDNGFPLTTEPNILKEMIAPPNIVNKMLNVVTGKSSILGSKLPDAAASFVPWRSTVVKDASNEVYVNIVEELDACVNREGVLVKCEAYGEVQVNCSLPGVPELTMSFANPTIINDVTFHPCVRFRPWESNQILSFVPPDGQFKLMSYRVKKLKKTPIYVKPQLTSDSGNCRVSVMVGIRNDPGKPIDSITVQFQLPPLIVSADLTANYGTVDILADKTCLWTIGQIPKDRAPVLSGNLRLEEGLAQLHTLPTFQVKFKIMGVALSGLQIDKLDVKNTPSAPYKGFRAQTQAGKYEVRS; the protein is encoded by the exons atgCTGCAGtgcatcttcctcctctctgaTTCCGG GGAGGTGATGGTGGAGAAGCAGATGGCGGGGCACCGCGTGGACCGCGCCATCTGCGGCTGGTTCTGGGACTACgtcctcgcccacgccgccggcgacccatcCAAA ATCTTGCAGGTTGTGGTGTCACCAACACATTACTTGTTTCAAATATATCGCAATGGTGTAACGTTCTTGGCATGCACCCAAGTGGAGATGCCCCCACTGATGGCTATTGAG TTTCTCTCTCGTGTGGCTGATGTCTTTATAGATTATCTTGGAGATCTGAATGAAGACATAATCAAGGACAACTTTGTAATTGTATATCAG GTTTTAGATGAGATGATGGACAATGGTTTTCCACTTACGACTGAGCCAAACATCTTGAAAGAGATGATTGCGCCACCTAATATTGTGAACAAAATGTTGAATGTTGTGACTGGTAAAAGTTCTATTCTTGGCAGCAAACTTCCAGATGCAGCTGCTTCTTTTGTACCTTGGCGATCAACAGTAGTCAAGGATGCAAGCAATGAAGTCTACGTTAACATAGTTGAGGAACTTGATGCATGTGTAAACAG AGAGGGGGTTCTTGTGAAATGTGAAGCATATGGTGAAGTTCAAGTAAACTGCAGCCTCCCAGGTGTACCAGAATTGACTATGTCATTTGCAAACCCTACAATTATCAATGATGTTACTTTTCACCCCTGTGTCCGATTCAGGCCTTGGGAGTCAAATCAGATCCTATCATTTGTTCCCCCTGATGGGCAGTTCAAGCTCATGAGTTACAG GGTTAAGAAATTGAAGAAGACACCCATTTATGTGAAACCACAGCTGACATCAGATTCTGGGAATTGCCGTGTTAGTGTGATGGTGGGGATCCGAAATGATCCCGGGAAACCCATTGATTCTATAACAGTGCAGTTTCAATTGCCCCCTCTTATAGTTTCTGCGGATTTGACTGCAAACTATGGCACAGTTGACATCCTTGCTGACAAG ACTTGTCTCTGGACAATTGGGCAGATACCAAAAGATAGAGCACCAGTGCTCTCTGGAAATTTACGTCTTGAAGAAGGACTTGCTCAGTTGCATACACTGCCAACATTTCAGGTGAAGTTTAAGATTATGGGAGTTGCTCTATCTGGTCTTCAAATTGATAAGCTGGACGTGAAAAACACGCCTAGTGCTCCATACAAAGGTTTTAGAGCCCAGACCCAAGCTGGAAAATATGAGGTCAGATCATAG